From a region of the Gossypium raimondii isolate GPD5lz chromosome 10, ASM2569854v1, whole genome shotgun sequence genome:
- the LOC105777993 gene encoding (3S,6E)-nerolidol synthase 1 — translation MASFSKVFCTSPSSPIAIKKTSRINSNPPSSLSMIPRCNAYKEPSFVSTPVQHVDYRYGNPNITDEFLDEYASKLEGFKRVFKLVSEDPLQGLTMIDAIQRLGIDHHFQHEIEQVLQRQFMLSANGNGFHNYDLHEVALRFRLLRQEGYFVPAGVFDRFRDREASFRHEHCRDIKGLIELYEASQLGMDGEDILDEAREFSSQSLRKWRMAKVDLFSERAIRNTLDQPFHKTLSRFTARNLLGTDFQGTNGWINILQELAKMDFNLVQSLHQKEIAHISNWWKQLGLAKELEFARDQPMKWYIWSMACLTDPTLSEQRIDLTKPISLIYIIDDIFDVYGTLDELTLFVQVVERWDYAASDKLPYYMKICFKALDDITNEISQKVYKEHGRNPINSLRKAWSTLFRAFLVEARWFGSGNLPKANEYLENGIISSGVHIVLVHIFFLLGIGSTDQNVELIDNNPSIISSTATILRLWDDLGSAKDENQDGHDGSYIDCYMKENQGIEVENARKHVINMIANEWKLLNQQCIFQKSFSMTFCEASLNIARMVPLMYSYDENQCLPSLDKYMKSLLYQSIPMKTLLPTKL, via the exons ATGGCTTCATTTTCTAAAGTTTTCTGTACATCCCCCAGTTCCCCCATTGCCATTAAAAAAACTTCACGAATCAACAGCAATCCTCCTTCATCATTGTCCATGATCCCTAGATGTAATGCTTACAAAGAACCCAGTTTCGTTTCTACACCTGTACAACACGTTGATTACAGATATGGGAATCCCAATATCACA GATGAGTTTCTGGATGAATATGCAAGCAAATTGGAGGGGTTCAAGCGAGTATTTAAACTAGTTAGTGAAGACCCTTTACAGGGTTTGACTATGATTGATGCTATCCAACGGCTAGGAATCGATCACCATTTCCAACATGAGATTGAGCAGGTTCTGCAAAGACAGTTTATGTTATCTGCAAATGGTAATGGATTTCATAACTATGACCTTCATGAGGTTGCCCTTCGTTTTCGGTTGCTCAGACAAGAAGGCTACTTTGTCCCTGCAG GAGTGTTCGACAGGTTCAGAGACAGGGAAGCCAGTTTCAGACATGAACATTGCAGGGACATCAAAGGACTAATCGAACTATATGAAGCATCACAACTAGGCATGGATGGAGAAGATATTCTTGATGAAGCAAGAGAATTTAGTTCCCAGTCCCTGAGAAAATGGCGAATGGCCAAAGTGGACCTTTTCTCTGAGAGGGCTATAAGGAACACATTGGACCAACCTTTTCATAAAACCCTATCAAGATTCACAGCAAGAAACTTGTTAGGCACTGATTTCCAAGGCACCAATGGATGGATAAATATCCTCCAAGAACTAGCCAAAATGGATTTCAATCTAGTTCAGTCCTTACACCAGAAAGAAATTGCCCACATTTCCAA TTGGTGGAAGCAGCTAGGTTTAGCCAAGGAATTGGAGTTTGCTAGGGATCAACCAATGAAATGGTACATTTGGTCCATGGCATGCCTCACTGATCCAACCTTATCAGAGCAAAGGATTGATCTCACAAAGCCCATTTCCTTAATCTACATAATAGATGATATTTTTGATGTTTATGGGACACTTGATGAACTCACTCTTTTTGTGCAAGTTGTGGAGAG GTGGGATTATGCTGCAAGTGATAAGCTACCTTATTACATGAAAATATGCTTCAAAGCTCTTGATGATATCACTAATGAAATTAGCCAAAAGGTGTACAAGGAACATGGTCGGAACCCTATCAACTCCTTAAGGAAAGCT TGGAGCACCTTGTTTAGAGCATTTTTGGTAGAAGCACGATGGTTCGGTTCAGGGAATTTGCCAAAAGCTAATGAGTATTTGGAGAATGGGATCATTAGCTCAGGTGTACATATAGTTTTGGTTCACATCTTCTTCCTCCTTGGCATTGGCTCGACTGATCAAAATGTGGAACTTATTGACAACAATCCATCCATAATCTCATCCACTGCTACAATCCTTCGTCTATGGGATGATTTGGGAAGTGCCAAG GATGAGAATCAAGATGGACATGATGGGTCCTATATTGATTGCTACATGAAAGAGAATCAAGGCATTGAAGTTGAAAATGCTAGAAAACATGTTATCAACATGATTGCCAATGAATGGAAATTGCTTAACCAACAATgcattttccaaaaatcattttccatGACTTTCTGCGAGGCTTCTCTAAATATTGCAAGGATGGTCCCTTTGATGTATAGCTACGACGAAAATCAATGCCTTCCAAGCTTGGATAAGTACATGAAATCACTTCTCTATCAAAGTATACCCATGAAAACTCTTTTACCGACAAAAttgtaa
- the LOC105777994 gene encoding pentatricopeptide repeat-containing protein At3g13150 yields MSKATEVTSIRRLAGLFNTSRSSATNPAVPTAAAITSSKSIDEVPKFQNLVHRFKKSSKSSKFRNYNRTAYFNTVLRLASAKQFSLIDDILQHQKKYEEISQEGFVIRLMTLYGKAGMYEQAHKLFDEMPELKCQRTVNSFNALLAAYLHSKKFINAGELLEQLPEKLGIEPDLISYNTVIKAYCEMGSMDSALSMVDTLEKKGLEPDIITFNTLLDGFFSRGRIVDGDEIWGLMEKKNVVPDIRTYNSKLRGLVHGNKVLEAVEFFEEMKNKGIEPDIHSYNALITGYCDEGNLEQVKHWYGELKKSYKPDRATYCKVLSFLRKKNEFEMASEICKEAMDRRLISGVTWMDKLVSESRIEEAIQFVESGLSRSALKLRFP; encoded by the coding sequence ATGAGCAAAGCAACAGAAGTCACTTCCATCCGCCGTCTGGCCGGCCTCTTTAACACTTCCCGCTCTTCAGCTACCAATCCGGCCGTCCCCACCGCCGCCGCTATAACCTCCTCCAAATCCATAGACGAGGTACCCAAGTTCCAAAATCTCGTCCACAGATTCAAGAAATCTTCTAAATCCAGCAAATTCCGCAACTATAATAGAACTGCTTACTTCAACACTGTTCTCCGCCTCGCGTCGGCAAAACAGTTCTCGTTGATTGATGACATCCTCCAACACCAAAAGAAGTACGAAGAGATCTCCCAGGAAGGCTTCGTAATCCGCCTCATGACGCTTTATGGGAAAGCTGGCATGTACGAACAAGCCCATAAACTGTTCGACGAAATGCCTGAATTGAAATGTCAACGTACGGTAAACTCATTTAATGCCCTTTTGGCAGCTTATCTTCATTCAAAGAAGTTCATTAACGCCGGGGAGTTGCTAGAACAGTTACCTGAAAAGTTAGGAATCGAACCGGATTTGATTTCTTATAACACAGTTATTAAAGCCTATTGCGAGATGGGTTCCATGGATTCAGCATTATCAATGGTTGATACATTGGAGAAGAAAGGATTAGAGCCTGATATTATAACGTTTAACACACTGCTTGATGGGTTTTTTTCAAGGGGTCGAATTGTTGATGGAGATGAAATTTGGGGATTGATGGAAAAGAAGAATGTTGTTCCTGATATTAGGACTTATAACTCGAAGTTAAGAGGATTGGTTCATGGCAATAAGGTATTGGAAGCTGTAGAGTTCTTTGAAGAAATGAAGAACAAAGGGATCGAACCCGATATTCATAGTTACAATGCTTTGATTACAGGGTATTGTGATGAAGGGAATTTAGAGCAAGTGAAGCATTGGTATGGTGAACTGAAGAAAAGTTATAAACCTGATAGGGCTACTTATTGTAAAGTTCTTTCATTCCTTAGGAAGAAGAATGAGTTTGAAATGGCAAGTGAGATTTGTAAGGAAGCTATGGATCGACGGTTGATTTCTGGGGTTACATGGATGGATAAATTGGTTTCAGAATCGAGGATCGAAGAAGCTATACAATTCGTGGAATCGGGCTTGTCGCGATCGGCTTTGAAGTTGAGGTTCCCTTGA
- the LOC105777995 gene encoding transcription factor DYT1, which translates to MDMEFLTELNELAITDHQRLTGGRMGRRKLEDDDDNNNSKEFKSKNLQAERRRRQKLSDRLLTLRSLVPIITNMNKATIIDDAITYIQELQKTSQVLSEQLLEMEGSSEESVMPMKLEIAVAQHDMKKCGIKEEVKVSNIDGNKFLIKIIVEKKRGCFTQLIEAMNYLGFELSETNVTTFSGAMLFSSCVHGKYGDTLMVEHIEELLSEMMRSMKTSSQSAIELGNTN; encoded by the exons ATGGACATGGAATTCCTAACCGAGCTAAACGAACTAGCCATAACCGATCACCAAAGACTTACCGGCGGAAGAATGGGCCGAAGAAAACTCGAAGACGACGACGACAACAACAACAGCAAGGAATTCAAATCCAAAAACCTTCAAGCCGAGAGACGTAGGAGACAGAAACTTAGTGACAGGCTCCTTACACTGCGCTCACTTGTCCCAATCATTACAAAT ATGAACAAAGCAACGATAATCGATGATGCAATCACTTACATTCAAGAATTACAAAAGACATCACAAGTTCTCAGTGAACAACTGCTCGAAATGGAAGGGTCGTCTGAAGAAAGTGTAATGCCGATGAAACTCGAAATCGCTGTTGCACAACATGATATGAAGAAATGTGGGATAAag gAAGAAGTTAAGGTGAGCAACATTGATGGGAACAAGTTTTTGATAAAGATTATAGTTGAGAAGAAAAGGGGTTGCTTTACTCAATTGATAGAAGCCATGAATTATCTTGGGTTTGAGCTTAGTGAAACCAATGTCACCACTTTCAGTGGTGCAATGCTTTTTTCATCCTGTGTACAT GGAAAATATGGGGATACTCTCATGGTTGAACACATTGAGGAATTGTTGTCAGAGATGATGAGGAGCATGAAAACAAGTTCTCAATCTGCCATTGAATTAGGGAACACAAATTGA
- the LOC105776047 gene encoding uncharacterized protein LOC105776047 codes for MSLHILTPITLFLLFPLMATSSIQDLLRSRGLPAGIFPDNVKSYKLNLDGRLEVELEKSCMAEFDGRVHFDRVVRANLSYGGLVGLEGLSQEELFLWLPVKCIIANDPSPGVMLFDIGVAHKQLSISLFEVPPPCMTQEDMEGKGDWKKGFEFQK; via the exons ATGTCTCTGCACATCTTAACCCCCATTACTCTCTTTCTTCTCTTCCCTTTGATGGCCACTTCTTCCATACAGGATTTGCTACGGAGCCGAGGGTTGCCTGCCGGTATTTTCCCGGACAATGTTAAATCTTATAAGCTTAACCTTGATGGTCGATTGGAAGTCGAGTTGGAAAAGTCATGCATGGCTGAATTTGATGGGAGGGTGCATTTTGATCGTGTGGTGAGAGCTAACCTTAGTTATGGTGGGTTAGTGGGGCTTGAAGGATTATCCCAAGAAGAGCTATTTTTATGGTTGCCTGTAAAATGTATTATTGCTAATGATCCTTCACCTGGTGTTATGTTGTTTGATATCGGTGTTGCTCATAAACAACTCTCTATTTCTCTCTTTGAAGTCCCTCCTCCTTGCATGACTCAAG AAGATATGGAAGGGAAGGGTGATTGGAAGAAGGGATTTGAATTTCAGAAGTga